CAGCGCAACGAATGCAGCATCTAAGTTAATGATCTCGACACTTACCTTTAGATTTTGCTGGGTTTCTCTGCCATTGATGTTGCTGTATAGCTTCCAGGTTGACTGTTGATTGCAAATTGCATCTTCATATTCTTGAGTCATTGCCTAGGGCTAATTTATGTTTCTGCAACAATATATTGCTGTTGGTGCAAACAAATATGATCAGAGAGCCAAGTGCCATGCTGACACCTAAACAAAAGGCCCGTATTTGCAAAGAGAACAATTCTAGCATCACTGATCCACTTTCTGTTAGCATCTCACTCACTATGATCTGAACAGCAAAACTTAATCTAGATCAGCATTTCTACTCTAAGATGCTTGATAAGGCCTGATCCAAGCAAACAGTTTGCATTTGTATCTGTTATTATTTCGCTATCCGCTCTCTTTGCTAAGACTGGGAATCTCTTTGCTTAAACCCGCAGAATATTTGCTAATTTTAGTGTGCAGCTTTGCCAACAGAGCAGATAATTAGCCTGAGCTAACGAGCCGAGTTCAGGGGgagtgtcagagagagggaggaaaacaagacaTCTCCCAGGCATCGCTGCTCTGCTCCGTGCTTCTGGTTACAGTAGCAGAACAAAAGAAGTCGACCAAACAAGTCAGCCGCAGCAGAGCGAAACATTGCCATGACTCTCAAGCCCAGATTTCTAAGCATCAGCTCCTGAACCCTGTATTCAGCTTATTCACTTCCTACCTGATGATTTGACCACCGCATAAACATCGAGGGTTTGGTGTGAAAAGGGTGTAAGTGACATTTTGGGCGAAAATTAGTGTTATATGTCATTGGAAAGCTCTTATCTCATGGTCAATGGgacacatttgtaaaaaaaaaaaatgacatgaatGAAAACCTAAATCTAAATTAAATTTGGTGCAAAAAGGCCGTTTCTGCACGTAATAGAATATAATTAGaatatacattttctgaattgtAATCTTTGTAAAAGTATGAATGGTTCCTATGTTATGTTTTGTATAAAAAGCATGCAGTCGtttgaagttttgtttttgccctGCTATAAAATTAGGAAAATATCACTTGCGCCCCTTTCACTTTAAACCCTCAACATGATCTGACCTGTACTTTTTAAAATCAGCTACTCTGTTTCAAAAAgtgcagaaaatgaaatgtttcagcaGCTTACACACTGACAAAGCACCAGCAGTTTGAAACGAAGCCATGGCTCTGCCTCATGTTGACTGCCCCCATTGCTCCGCCCCGCCACCCCCGTGCTCCAGACACAGCGAACGGAAATATCACCCGTGGGTGTTCTAGATGTCACGGTGGGCGTTGAAGTTTAATGACTGGTATCCTGGCTATGTGATAAGCGCTCTCCCTGATGCTGCCTGTTAATAGCCGGCTCAGAATAGGGCTCTAACTCAGTCAGCCAGCGGGGGCTGTGGTGCGGTATGAAGGACAAACACAACGCTAAACTCATCACTTTGCCGGTAGATCCTCATTTGGCTGATGTTGTTCATTCACCACTCACTATTGGAGATGTGTTGATAGGCTGAATCATTGTCTTATAATTAATAAAACTAGTTTTGGAGCATAGTGTTCCGGATCTACGCTTAATTTTTGCAGACTTCTCTTCAACCCAGCACCTAAGAAGATGTGCGTGTGACTAAATGAGTCCTAAGCTGATCATTCACCATTCAACACCAGCTGCTAAGAAATATGTTCAGATATAACTTCTTCATTAGACATAACTGATGATATCTTCTTAGTAATGGAGAGAATTTTATGACTCACCGCTCTCATGTATTTCATTCTCTAATCTTTAATCCATTATCCTGGCTTGGATATGTTTTGATTtggtttttgacattttcattaTAGTTTCACACACATATTCCTACACTTTCCTGTGATATCCTCAGGGCGAGTAGAGCTGCTTAACTCCATCCTATTCATTCTATTCCATTGGATTCTATTTTGCGGTGGTTTGCTGTCCTGTGGTTGGCATCACGTTGAGTGTATTAGATTAAGAACAGAGTATAGAGTGTAAACAGCCTGTTGGCTCTGGAGGGCAGAGTCAGTGTACCTCATATGATGCCTGCTGTGGTCTGCTCTTCCACTGAACCCAGCCGCTGTTCCTACACTCTTTACACTAACTGTTATTATAGTTTTAAGGGCTTGTTGTCAGATGGTAATTGATCACTACGGACCCCAATACACATATTGTACAAAGACATTTTTATCATGCAAACTTTAACttcaggcaaaaacaaattattgGTTACTGAGACCTGATTACATCCCTGTTCTGTATTCTCTACgcaaaacaatacagaaagcAGAGAGGCGGACACAAAGCAGCTCACACGTTTCTCCTGCGTGCAAATTGATGGACACGGTATCTAAtgtaaacaacagaaacagagtgAAAGGTGCTAATGCAGTGTCCTGCTGTGAAAAATCGAACAAACGAAAGCATTGTAACagtccagagagagggagatcgatggagggaagaagaacAGAGGTAGGAAcgggagggaaaggaaaagaagaaaagcagagCAGCTCAATATCAGTTCACTATTCAGTTAAGGAGGAGGATGCAGGTGGGAAAGTGACTGAGAGAgggactgggagagagaagggggaaagtAGGGTAATACAGCGAGGGGGGGAGGTGAATAGGAAAGCCAGTGAGAGAGGGgataagaaagagagggggatggcaggtagagagagagatgtcacaTTTACAAGACTgaaaagaggaggggagcaGAAGGGCTatgggaagagaagagggagaaagaccgGGAACAAGGAAGAAGTAGGAGGAGGGTGAGGTGtcgagaggaagagagtgaggggagatggagggaataTAAAcaaggagcgagagaggaaggaaaagggaTTGGAAAGAGTTTGGatggggagaagagggagggaaggaatgaagagcaggggaggaggggaggtgggctGAGGGCGGAGCGATGCCACGCCTCAGCTGGATGATGACACATGGCATCTGACCTTGCATCAATTTATAGAATTAACTGGCCGTCAGTCAGAGACCTGAGTGTTATTTCTGTTGTTGGGTCATATCtggtcatacacacactcctgttTCACTCTCTATTGGCTGCTAATGGTGGCTACTGCAAAAAAGCCAATACGCAGCGCTTTGGGGAAAATAGTTGCCAATTATGGCCTATGGAAGTGTATTAGCCTCCTGGAATCATCAAGAAGTGACTATTAGTAAATAAAGAGTATGCAGGATTTCACATTTATATTCTCCTGCTTTCAAAACGCCTTAGAGAAATGTTAGAGACTAGTTTAGTATGCAGATTAACTTTATTAGGAGCGCACATGATGGCTGTGGGTTTGGTACTGTCTATGTTTTTATGTGGTTGATCATGCTTTTTATATATCTGTCTTTCAGGTCCAGTTGTCCAACGCCAAAATGGGCCATCCTCAGAGGACAGCGAGGCGCAGAGGAGGTAAGAAACGCACTTGAAGCTCTGCTCACAGAAAAACTGAACACATGAACGGAGAACTGTAATTACAACACCACAATTCACAACGTTTTATGTGGAGAGGAACATTTTTAGATGGCAATACAAATCAAAGGATCTGTGATCTCTGCAGGCGTCACGGTTCTCTCTGGTGGCCAAAAGAAGAAATATTTCCACACACTGTAGAGCTTGTGATCTGCTACTTTCCAGTCGAATTCAGTGGAACTCATtatctcaaaaaaaaaatgaattactgCTTCAGCGGTGCCATTATCTCTAAAAAACTGGCATCTGAATTAAAGGACATCGTAACCATCAGTGTAATGGTCTATTAACCCTTGATGTTAGTGCTGATAAAATCTATAGCATTAAAGTCTAGTGACATCCCATTTTATAAGGTGTCCCTTTTTTAATAGGATGATGGAGCAACATCAGATGCAGGCGCACAAGGAGAGGGAGCGACGAACGTCGGGATCAGGTGAGgcttaaacaaacacacccacacccagccacacacacgcatacactcacacgcacacacacacacacacagacacacacacacacacagctttggaGACCAAGAACAATTGTTAAAGCTGCTGCTTATGttcacagcaacacaaacagtcagacatTTCAGATAACGACAAAGTGTCAACAAAAAATTTCACAGCACACTCCAGTTGTCAATAGACAACCTTGCTTGGCAGCAAATTGATATTTGCTCTGCTGTAGATTTTAAATGGGGCAGTTTATCAGTGTTGGGTCAGGCCAGGCACAGTGTTCAATACAGATGATGTCATCGATAAATGGTGTTTTCGTTGGAAATACCAGAGAATCCAAACCCTGATACAGTAGTTCCTAGTGGTAAATAGGctttcccagtgttcccagtgtgtTAGTGTTATCCCACCTTGGTTTCAACCACTACTCCCCAGTCTGTATGCCCTTATGCTTTTTTACCCGTGCACACGTGTAAATGTCCAATTCTACCCccttaaacacacatacagacttaAACACCCTCCTTTGTCCCTGTCAGCGGCAATATCAACCCCCCCGCCCCTGCAACATGCTCTACTGCCATCTCTTTCTTCCAGCTACTGTTGGGGGGAAATGCCATATGCTTTCTGACCATGGCTCAGTCATGTTGcattctgctgcttcttctttttaTGATATTTTAATTCTTTCTTATTTGCTATTGGCTTCTGTTTTGGATTGCTCCTGATTTCTCATCTTTACTTGCTCGGTTGCTCAGTTGGTTGCTTTTCATTCTTCTCacgtttttctctttttcttttttcctttgtttgttGCCCTCCTTCGTCCTCCTCTTCGTCTgtatctcctcttcctctctcttctctctgtctgcctctttctcctctctctgtcttctctctctctctgtcttctctctctgcccgtcacAGTCGTTTCCACTCTCCAATATAAAGtctgcacccctcccacccacccagaCACTCCTCCtgagtacagacagtacagagcTAGCACACTGCCACCCTCCTACGTCCGCgtggcctcctcctctcctccctcctccgtctcctcctctccttgtcaggagagagaggccgGGGTCATTAGGGACAAGGCCCAGCTCTCCTCCCAGCTCTCCACCTCCCTGGCCTCGGCCTTTTCCCCAGTCCAGACAGGAGTGACCACCCAGGGCCGACAGGTCCGTCAGATCCCCCTGTCTCCTCCCACAGCGGCccgccacctccacctccaccatcaacagcaacagcagcagcagcaacaagacATCATGCTTCCCCCTAAACATGGCACCTGGTCCGCCTCCCATATGTCCCATATGGCTCATATGTACGCCCagctgcccccctcctcctcctcccctcccgtTATGATGGCCATGCCGGTGAAGCAGGGCCTGCCCCCGCAGCCCGTCCTCCCGGTGGCTCTGCCCTTGCCGCCCCTAAGCTCCAGGGTGAAGCCCTCTCCCCTAGACCCAGGCATGGTGACGGCCCCTCACCAGTACCCCCAGCACCAGccccacacccacccccacTCCAATGGCCAGCCCGAAGACTACTATTCTCCTCACTCTCAGCACCTGCCCATCACCCCGCAGTACTGTGAGGCCGTGCCCCTGCCTCCTCTGATAGGTCAAATGGCCCCAGGTCCCGCCCCCAGCCAGCCCCAGTACCAGTCCACCTTCCACcctcagcaacaacaacagcagcagcaaccacAGCAGCAGGTGTACCACCAGCAGGcccagcccccctcctcctcctcctcctcctcgccccccTCTTACACTGCCGTGTCTGACGGGGGCTCGCCCAAGAAGATCCCCTCCCCCGTCCCCCAGCAGGCCCCCATGGCCAGCAGCAGTAAgtatgaggaggagagaggaggagggagtctctcagcagagggatgttatttgtgtatgtatgtatgtatgtatgtgtgtgtgtgtgtgtgtgtgtatgtgtgcatgtgtgaaagcatgcccacacatgcacacgcgggCATGAGTGTATTTTGACTGCGGCTCTAGTAACTACACCTCACCCATCATGCTATGCAAGAACATGAAAAACAGCACTTACCTCATATGCATACAGTGCGTCAGCCCTATAAAGCAATAACAAACCCTGCCCAGTTACCATTAACTCCTTTAACCAATTAACCAACCATCCATTATTAGCCAATTAACCAATTAACCAATGTCGCTCTCTCCCTGTAAATACCACTGATGTGCCCTATCCCAGCCACATAGCTTCCAGTTGCTCCAGCAACAATCAGCCCGTTCCTGTACTAGGCAGTTCCTAGGTGtattgtg
The nucleotide sequence above comes from Centroberyx gerrardi isolate f3 chromosome 17, fCenGer3.hap1.cur.20231027, whole genome shotgun sequence. Encoded proteins:
- the evla gene encoding enah/Vasp-like a isoform X2 encodes the protein MYSLDDFGEQSICQARASVMVYDDASKKWVPIKPGQQGFSRINIYHNTANNTFRVVGVKLQDQQVVINYSIVKGLKYNQATPTFHQWRDARQVYGLNFASKEEATTFSNAMLFALNVLSSPDSGGPVVQRQNGPSSEDSEAQRRMMEQHQMQAHKERERRTSGSVVSTLQYKVCTPPTHPDTPPEYRQYRASTLPPSYVRVASSSPPSSVSSSPCQEREAGVIRDKAQLSSQLSTSLASAFSPVQTGVTTQGRQVRQIPLSPPTAARHLHLHHQQQQQQQQQDIMLPPKHGTWSASHMSHMAHMYAQLPPSSSSPPVMMAMPVKQGLPPQPVLPVALPLPPLSSRVKPSPLDPGMVTAPHQYPQHQPHTHPHSNGQPEDYYSPHSQHLPITPQYCEAVPLPPLIGQMAPGPAPSQPQYQSTFHPQQQQQQQQPQQQVYHQQAQPPSSSSSSSPPSYTAVSDGGSPKKIPSPVPQQAPMASSSPPVSAGHPSSLLSVAPPPAPVPAPMVGPPAPPPPPGPPPPMAVPPPMPPPLPAGGGPPGGPPGIQHQPSGLAAALAGAKLRKVQRDESSPPGSSGKSDSNRSSGGSGGGGEGLMQEMNALLARRRKASEKPDEDDSSGRGPGQQNSTDAVKKPWERSNSSEKSSLVSRVRPIGSTSDADTEFDRMKQEILDEVVRELHKVKDEIINAIRQEIGRISTS